TCTCTCATCCGCAGAGCATATCTCATGGTCAAAAATCATCACGATGCTCGGGAAAAATGTCGAGACGATCTTGGTTCCCGGATTCGAACCGCCCGCCGATAATGCGCTGGTAAAAACACGCGGTAAGAGTCTCACCAAAGAGGCCGAGAAAAAGGGCAAAACAGCAGGTGCATTCGGAAACAAACGGAAAAAAGAGCCGGTACAGTCAAAGTTTGTCACGAAACGGGGACTGCGTGTAGCACGTGACGACCTAGCCGGTAAAAGTAATTCCGGCAGAGACAGCGCCTTCGGCAACACCAAAAAACCTTCACCGAAAAAATCGGGCGGACGGGGGAGATAATAGATCGAGTAGATTATGTTACAATCACTCTATTTAAAATCAAAAGGACACGGATGCAAAAAGATCAAGCGCTTGATATTCTAAAGCAGTTTAAAAACGATTTTGCCGATCATTTTGGGATCATCCGTATAGGGCTTTTTGGTTCAACCGTCCGTAATGAAGCAAAATCAAACAGTGATATAGATGTCGTAGTAGAAACTAAAACACCGGATATGTTTGCCATCGTTCATGCTAAAAACGTTCTAGAAAAGCTTTTTCATACCAATGTTGATGTAATCCGTTATCGTGAAAAAATGAATCCCTACCTCAAACAAAATATTGAGAATGAGGCTGTTTTTGTCTAACCAAGTCCTCATCATCCTCGAACAAATCAATGAGGCACTTAAAACGGTTACTACACGCTTTGAACCTGTAATAAATAGCAACTATTTTACCGACTCCCCTGAAGGGAAAGAGAAACTTGACGGTATTTGTATGCAACTCATCGCTATTGGTGAAAGTCTCAAAAAAATTGATAAGCTCACTGATAAAAAATTACTGCAAGAATATTCTGAAATAGACTGGATCGGGGCAAAAGGGGTGAGAGATATTATTTCCCATCACTATTTTGACATTGATGCCGATGAGATATATTGGATATGTGATCAGCAGATCATACCCATGCAGTTAACGGTAGAAAAAATAATTAGTGATATAAATGCTGCAGATTTCCCACACCGTTAGTATCCCCGACTCCGAGATCGAGATAACCGCTATCCGCTCTCAGGGAGCAGGGGGACAAAATGTCAACAAAGTCTCCACCGCCATCCATCTACGATTCGATATCAACGCCTCAACGCTTCCTGATTTCTACAAAGAACGCCTCCTGGAGATTACCGATCACCGTATCACCAAAGACGGGATCATCAACATCAAATCCCAAGAATCGAGAAGTCAGGAAGAGAACAAAGAAGCGGCATTGGAACGGCTCAAAGAGCTGATCAAAAGCGTCACTGTCGTTCAGAAGAAACGAAGAGCGACCAAGCCGACGAAGAACTCTCAAAAACGGCGGATGGACAGCAAGACAAAGCACGGGAATATCAAGAAGATGCGGGGTAAAGTAGATAAAGGTGAAGGATGATTATAAAGAGGTTTTAGCGTATTAAAATTCCCAACAAACATGTTGGGAATAGAGACCTGAATTTTAGTCATCGCTATTGAGAATCTCTTCGATTTCTTCTGCCGTTGCTGATTCTATATCCAAGATTTTTCCTTCGAAAACGAGATCTATACCCGCGAGTGGATGATTTCCATCGAGTGTGGCACGATCACCTTCTATATCAGTGACCGTATAGATAATGACATCTTCGCCATCTTCATCGAGATAGCCGTCGACTTCCATGCCGATAGTTACCTCTGCGGGGAGTTCGCTGAGTGCTTCCGTGACAACCAACTCAGGATCATATTCACCGAATGCTTTGTCGGATGAGAGTTTGACGGTGAAGGTATCATCGACTTCTTTCCCTTCCAATGCCTCTTCGATGGCCTTAAAAATCTGACCGTAATCACCATGGAGATAAACAATCGGTTCATCTTCCTCGTGAAGGAGGTTACCCTCTGTGTCGAAAATCTGATAATCGACAGTGACAATAGAATTTTTAGTGACAGGCATAGGGACTCCAATGGTGTAAGATTTGGATAATTCACTCTGCATTATAGATAGAAATGGATACGATGCTTGTATCGAAACGGTAATATTGAGAGCTACTTACCGCTCAACTCCCGCGATAGCTTTAAAAATGCGTCTCCGTATCGTTCGAATTTCACCTCCCCGATACCGCTGATGCCGAGCATCTCCTCTTTTGTACGCGGAAGCTGTTCGGCGAGTTCATAGAGGGTTTTGTCTCCGAAGACGATGTAGGCAGGGATGCGGTGTTCTTTGGCGATGGTGGCACGGAGGGTTTTGAAATCCTCGAAATGTATCGGTGCATGAAGATCGCGTGTTTTGGTTTTGACAGAGGCTTTTTTAGGGGAGAGACGATCTTGTCGGATGTGGACGCTCTGTTTGCCTTTGAGAATCTCTGCACCGCTCGCGGTAAGTTTCAGCGCTTTGTACTCGTCAGGCTCGATGGCGCCGAGTTCGATGAGCCGTTTGGCAACCGTGTTCCATGTGCTCTTACTCATATCTTTCCCTATCCCGAAAACACTGAGATTTTCATGTGCGTTGGAGAGGATTTTCTCTTTTTCCTCTCCGCAGAGCACTTCGGAAAGATAGGTTGCGCCGAAACGTTCCCCTGTTTTGTAGAGACACGAGAGGAATTTTTGGGCGGGGACGGTGATGTCGGTTTTGGGACTGCCTGAGTCTTTGCAGTTGTCGCACCGATCACCGCAGGGTTCTACGGTGTCGCTGAAATAAGAGGCGATCAGACGGTGACGACACTCTTCGGCGGTGGCATAATCCATCGCGGCACGGAGTTTGGCGAGGATCATCTCGCGATACTGAGGGTCGCTTCCCTCATCGATGAGTCTTTTTTTGTTGTAAAAATCGCTCCCTGAATAAAAGAGGACGGCTTCGGAGTCGATCCCGTCACGTCC
This genomic window from Sulfuricurvum sp. contains:
- a CDS encoding nucleotidyltransferase domain-containing protein; translated protein: MQKDQALDILKQFKNDFADHFGIIRIGLFGSTVRNEAKSNSDIDVVVETKTPDMFAIVHAKNVLEKLFHTNVDVIRYREKMNPYLKQNIENEAVFV
- a CDS encoding HepT-like ribonuclease domain-containing protein encodes the protein MSNQVLIILEQINEALKTVTTRFEPVINSNYFTDSPEGKEKLDGICMQLIAIGESLKKIDKLTDKKLLQEYSEIDWIGAKGVRDIISHHYFDIDADEIYWICDQQIIPMQLTVEKIISDINAADFPHR
- the arfB gene encoding alternative ribosome rescue aminoacyl-tRNA hydrolase ArfB; this encodes MLQISHTVSIPDSEIEITAIRSQGAGGQNVNKVSTAIHLRFDINASTLPDFYKERLLEITDHRITKDGIINIKSQESRSQEENKEAALERLKELIKSVTVVQKKRRATKPTKNSQKRRMDSKTKHGNIKKMRGKVDKGEG
- a CDS encoding peptidylprolyl isomerase, whose translation is MPVTKNSIVTVDYQIFDTEGNLLHEEDEPIVYLHGDYGQIFKAIEEALEGKEVDDTFTVKLSSDKAFGEYDPELVVTEALSELPAEVTIGMEVDGYLDEDGEDVIIYTVTDIEGDRATLDGNHPLAGIDLVFEGKILDIESATAEEIEEILNSDD